The region TCCGATGCAGATCGTGCAGCCGTAGCCGACCGTGTAGAAGCCGAGACCCTCGAGGTCTTTGTCGAGACCCGACTTCTCGTAGTAGTCGGTGACGACCTTCGAGCCGGGCCCGAGCGTGGTCTTGACCCACGGCTTCTGCTTCAGGCCCTTCTCGCGGGCCTTGCGGGCGAGAAGACCAGCGGCGATCATGACCGACGGGTTCGAGGTGTTGGTGCACGAGGTGATCGCTGCGAGGGTGACGGCACCGTTGTCGAGGATGTACTTCTGCCCGTCGGGGGTGGTCACCTTGACCGGGTTGGATGCCCCGTGGGTGCCGCTCGACGCGAGCATGCTCTGCTCGTGCGCGGTCTCATGCTGATACGAGACGCCCTCTTCGGACACGTGCTCGCGCTCGACACCGGGGGCGTTGCCCGGGTCGGATGCCGGGAATGTGCCCTCGACCTCGACCGAGCCCTCGGTCACCGAGGTGTAGTTCAGGATGTCCTTCTCGAACTGGCTCTTTGCCTCGGCGAGCAGGATGCGATCCTGCGGACGCTTCGGACCTGCGATCGAGGGGACAACGGTCGACAGGTCGAGCTCCATGTACTCGGAGTACGAGGGCTCCTTGTCGGCGTCGTGCCACAGGCCCTGCACCTTGGCGTACTGCTCCACGAGCTCGACGGCGTGCTCGTCGCGGCCGGTGAGCCGCAGGTAGTCGAGGGTGACGTCGTCGATGGGGAACATGGCCGCGGTCGAGCCGAACTCGGGCGACATGTTTCCGATGGTCGCGCGGTTGGCGAGCGGAACGGACGCGACGCCCGCGCCGTAGAACTCGACGAACTTGCCCACCACGCCGTGCTGGCGGAGCATGTCGGTGATCGTCAGCACGACATCGGTCGCGGTGACGCCGGCAGGGATCTCACCGGTGAGCTTGAAGCCGACGACGCGCGGGATGAGCATCGACACGGGCTGGCCGAGCATGGCTGCCTCTGCCTCGATGCCGCCGACGCCCCAGCCGAGCACGCCGAGTCCGTTGACCATGGTCGTGTGCGAGTCCGTTCCGACACAGGTGTCGGGGTAGGCGCGCAGCACGCCGTCGACGGTGCGGTCGTAGATGACCTTCGCGAGGTGCTCGATGTTCACCTGGTGCACGATGCCGGTGCCAGGGGGCACGACCTTGAAGTCGTCGAAGGCGGTCTGGCCCCAGCGCAGGAACTGGTAGCGCTCGCCGTTGCGCTGGTACTCGATCTCGACGTTGCGCTCGATGGCGTCGGGACGACCGAACAGGTCGGCGATGACCGAGTGGTCGATCACCATCTCCGCCGGGGACAGCGGGTTGATCTTGCTGGGGTCGCCACCGAGGGCCGTGACCGCCTCGCGCATCGTGGCGAGGTCGACGATGCAGGGCACACCGGTGAAGTCCTGCATGACCACACGCGCGGGCGTGAACTGGATCTCGGTGTCGGGGTCGGCGCTGGGCTCCCACGAACCGAGCGCCTCGATCTGCGCCTTGGTGACGTTCGCGCCGTCCTCGGTGCGCAGCTGGTTCTCGAGAAGCACCTTCAGCGCGAAGGGGAGCTTCTCGTGACCCGCGACCGTGTCGATGCGGAAGATCTCGTAGTCGGTGCTGCCGACCGTCAGGGTGCTCTTGGCACCGAAGCTGTTCACCGTGGACACGAATCCGTCTCCTTCTGATCGAATGGACGCGACAGGCGCTTCCATCTTGCTCGCCGAGTGATCGCCACGGCTAGCAAGGTTGGCCTTACCAGTCTGCGTCGGGCGACCGCTCGAGGGAATGAGCAATTTATCTTGACGTCAAGATAAATCTAGCAGAAGAAGAGTTCGCGGGCCGCTACCCGGCGCGTCGGTAGAGCGCTCGTACTACGAGCCAGGTGACGGCGACCATCGGCGCAAACAGCGGCAGTCCCATGACGAGCTTGAGCGTGCCCAGAAGCGTCACCTGATCGGTGAGGTACAGGGGCAGCTGCACCGCGAGCCGCAGCAGGAAGAGGGCTCCCCAGGCCAGCCCGAGCCAGAAGAACGCCCTGCGCTTGCGGCGGTCCGACCTCCAGGCCGTGCCCTCCCCCATCAGGAAGCCGACGGCGAGGCCGATGATCGACCAGCCGACGAGCGCGGCGACGACCATCACCGTGCCGTACAGGGCATTGGTGATCAGACCGGGAACGAAGTTGTCGGCGCCTCGCCCCGTCCACAGTGCGAGTCCGGCGGCCGCTGCGGCCGCGACCAGTCCGCCGACGGCAGCCGACGGGGGCGACTTCTGCACGAGGCGGATGATGGTGAAGACCGCCGCGATGCCGACCGACATGCCGAGCGAGAGCAGCAGAGGCTCGGGCTGAATGGTGAAGAGGATGACGAAGGCGAGGCTGGGGAGGACCGACTCGACGATCCCGCGCCAGCCGCCCATCGCACTCCAGACGATCGTCTGGGTACTCTCCTCGGTCTGGGACGTGAGGCCGGCCCTGCGCGCAGCGCCGCCTAGAGCCGCCCCGATCATCTCCGCCGCGGTCGGCTCCGCGTCGCCCCTGTCGCCCGCATCGGCCTCTGCGCGGTGAGCGTCGTCCGGGCCGTCGGCCGAGGTCACGCCGAACCCGGCGTGGAGGGCATCTTGAGCGGGATGAGGTCACGCGGGGGCATCGGCGAGCCGCCGCGCACCACGACGATGGAGCGGAACAGATCCTCGACCTGCTCGGCCGCGGTGGGGTCGGATGCCGCATCGCCGCCGATCACGCCGCGCAGGAACCATCGCGGTCCGTCGACTCCGACGAACCGGGCGAGGCGCATTCCCGAGCCCTCAGCGGCCGTCGCCGGCACCTCGGCCAGCAGCTCCTTGCCCAGGGGGCCCTCGCGCTCTTCGACGCGGCCGCCCTGGGTGCGGATCTGATCGCGCAGCTGCACACGGGTCTCGTCCCACAGGCCGCGGGTGCGCGGTGCCGCGAAGGGCTGCACCTGCAGCGAGGAGCCCGCATAGTCGAGGCCGACGGCCACGATCCTCTTGCTCTGCTCCTCGACTTCGAGCCGCAGGTTCAGCCCCTCGCGGGGCAGCACCTTGATGCCGCCGAGGTCGATGTACGGACGGACCGGGTTCGCCTCGCTGTCGTCGAACGGGCCAGCGGTCGCACGATCGGCCGGTGCGGACTTCAGCGTGGGTTCGATCTCTTCAGTCATTCGCTCTTTCCCTGGGTGTAGCCGGTGGACCCGAAGCCGCCGTCGCCGCGGACGCTCTCGGGCAGCTCGTCGACCGGCTCGAAACGGGCCTGCACGACGGGCATCACGATCAGCTGTGCGATCCGGTCACCGACCGCCACATCGTACGCTTCCGCGCTGTCGGTGTTCAGCAGGCTCACCTTGATCTCGCCCCGATAGCCCGCATCGACCGTACCCGGCGAGTTCACGACCGTGATCCCGTGCTTGGCTGCGAGCCCGCTGCGCGGCACGACGAATGCCGCGAACCCCTCGGGCAGCGCGATCCGCACGCCGGTGCCGAGCAGCGCGCGCTCGCCTGGCGCGAGACGCACGGCCTCGGTCGACACGAGATCTGCCCCGGCGTCACCGGGGTGCGCGTAGAACGGGACGTTCGCGGAGATAATGGGAACGGCAACGGAATGAGTCACCCCATGAGGCTAATGCAGAACACGCGCCCCGATACCCGTGAGACCTACCGCGAGCGACTGGCCCCCGGGCTGTGGCTCCTGGTCACGATCGCCCTCGCCGGGCCGATGGTCTCACTCGTGCTGACCCCGCTCGATCCGAGCCTCGCACTGGTCGTCGGCGGCGCGGTGTCGCTCGCGCTGGTGACTCTGAGCGTGGCCCTGTCGCCGAGGATCCGCGTCGCCGACGGAGTGCTGCACGCGGGCCGCGCGCACGTAGATGCCCGCTGGCTCGGCGACGCTGAGCACTTCTCGGGCGAAGACGCGAGGGCGCGTCGAACCCACGCGATCGATAAGGACGGGTGGAATCTTCTGCGGGGAGGCATCGACGGCGTGGTCGTGGTTCCGATCACGGATCCGGACGACCCGGTGAAGAGCTGGACCATCTCATCGCGTACTCCCGACCGTCTCGCTGCCGCGATTCGGACAGCTTGCGCGGAGAGTCGCTGACCGCTCCCCTACGACGCAGAACGCGCCCCGAGCCATCAGGCCGGGGCGCGTGCGTGTCAGGTGTCAGGCGGCGCATTCCTTGCAGATGGGGCCGTCCGCGCCGTCGTGGTCGAGCTGCGAGCGGTGCTTCACGAGGAAGCAGCTCATGCAGGTGAACTCGTCCTGCTGCGCGGGCAGCACGACGACATCGAGCTCCATGTCGGAGAGGTCAGCGCCGGGGAGCTCGAAACCCGTGGGGTTGTCGGAGTCCTCGACGTCGCCGGCGCCGGACTGGGTGCTCGGCACGCGCTCCTTGAGGGCTTCGATCGACTCGGAGTCGTCTTCGCTCTTGCGAGGGGCGTCGTAATCGGTTGCCATGCGGTGATTCTCCACTTCCGTGGTGCGTGTGGGTCTGGGTGGGGGGATCCGATTTCGGGTGATCGGCGGGCCATAGTTTGCACGACTGCGTTCCATTTAGCAAATGCCTCTTGACCCGCAGGGGGAAACTCGCGGCGCGCCCGCGATATTCCCCGCCCGATCAGGGTGGTCGTGACACCATGAATGCACACCCATCAGAGGGGCATTGGCATGGAAAACGTCACCATTGTCGGAACGGAAGCGGGAGTCCTCGTCCTCGCGACCGAGTCCGGACAGCGCTTCGCGCTGCCCATCGACGACGTCCTGCACCGTGAGGTGCGTCGAGCGACCCGCGAGGCCGACCCAGCACCCGCGCGGCTGGCTGCGAGCCCGCGCGACATCCAGGCGCAGATCCGCGCCGGCTTGTCTGCCGCCGAGGTGGCGGCCCTGCTCGGCGTCAGCGAGTCCGACGTCGCGCGGTTCGAAGGTCCCGTCCTCGCTGAGCGCGAGCACATCGTCAACCAGGCACTCGCCGTGCCCGTGCTCATCGGCAGCGATGTCGAACCCGACGCCCAGCCCACATTCGGCACGGCGGTACGCGCGAAGCTGGCGGACCTCGGGGCTTCCGACGAGCGCTGGGCCAGTTGGAAGGACGACTCGGGCTGGACCGTCAAGCTCGAGTTCACCGCCAACGAGGTGGCGCACGATGCGCGTTGGGCGTTCGATCCACGCCGCAGCACTCTCTCCTCCATCAACGCCGACGCCACGCAGCTGTCACGTCAGGGGTCTCTGCCAGAGGGTCTGATCCCCCGCCTGCGAGCGGTCGACGCCGAGCGGGTCTCACCGTACAAGGACGACAGCCGCTTCGACTCGGGCGCCTTCGGACCTCGGCTGCTCCCGCAGCCGGACGAGGCGGAGGAGTCGACCGTCGAGCACTCCAGCGCCGCCGCTCACGATGCAGCCGCACGACGCGCACCAGACGAGCATCGCACCAGCTCGGAGACGGCCGATCTGCTGGAGGCACTTCGTCGCCGTCGTGGACAGCGTGAGTCCGCGCCCCTCTTCGAGGACGCCGAAGACGACGAGCCGTCGCCCATCGCGCTCTTCGACGGCCTCGACG is a window of Microbacterium esteraromaticum DNA encoding:
- a CDS encoding DUF3093 domain-containing protein; this encodes MRLMQNTRPDTRETYRERLAPGLWLLVTIALAGPMVSLVLTPLDPSLALVVGGAVSLALVTLSVALSPRIRVADGVLHAGRAHVDARWLGDAEHFSGEDARARRTHAIDKDGWNLLRGGIDGVVVVPITDPDDPVKSWTISSRTPDRLAAAIRTACAESR
- a CDS encoding DUF3159 domain-containing protein, with the translated sequence MIGAALGGAARRAGLTSQTEESTQTIVWSAMGGWRGIVESVLPSLAFVILFTIQPEPLLLSLGMSVGIAAVFTIIRLVQKSPPSAAVGGLVAAAAAAGLALWTGRGADNFVPGLITNALYGTVMVVAALVGWSIIGLAVGFLMGEGTAWRSDRRKRRAFFWLGLAWGALFLLRLAVQLPLYLTDQVTLLGTLKLVMGLPLFAPMVAVTWLVVRALYRRAG
- the sepH gene encoding septation protein SepH; protein product: MENVTIVGTEAGVLVLATESGQRFALPIDDVLHREVRRATREADPAPARLAASPRDIQAQIRAGLSAAEVAALLGVSESDVARFEGPVLAEREHIVNQALAVPVLIGSDVEPDAQPTFGTAVRAKLADLGASDERWASWKDDSGWTVKLEFTANEVAHDARWAFDPRRSTLSSINADATQLSRQGSLPEGLIPRLRAVDAERVSPYKDDSRFDSGAFGPRLLPQPDEAEESTVEHSSAAAHDAAARRAPDEHRTSSETADLLEALRRRRGQRESAPLFEDAEDDEPSPIALFDGLDEPEQEPETTPAPEQAEPAEQPSGRRKRRNAMPSWDEIVFGARTDE
- a CDS encoding aconitate hydratase — its product is MSTVNSFGAKSTLTVGSTDYEIFRIDTVAGHEKLPFALKVLLENQLRTEDGANVTKAQIEALGSWEPSADPDTEIQFTPARVVMQDFTGVPCIVDLATMREAVTALGGDPSKINPLSPAEMVIDHSVIADLFGRPDAIERNVEIEYQRNGERYQFLRWGQTAFDDFKVVPPGTGIVHQVNIEHLAKVIYDRTVDGVLRAYPDTCVGTDSHTTMVNGLGVLGWGVGGIEAEAAMLGQPVSMLIPRVVGFKLTGEIPAGVTATDVVLTITDMLRQHGVVGKFVEFYGAGVASVPLANRATIGNMSPEFGSTAAMFPIDDVTLDYLRLTGRDEHAVELVEQYAKVQGLWHDADKEPSYSEYMELDLSTVVPSIAGPKRPQDRILLAEAKSQFEKDILNYTSVTEGSVEVEGTFPASDPGNAPGVEREHVSEEGVSYQHETAHEQSMLASSGTHGASNPVKVTTPDGQKYILDNGAVTLAAITSCTNTSNPSVMIAAGLLARKAREKGLKQKPWVKTTLGPGSKVVTDYYEKSGLDKDLEGLGFYTVGYGCTICIGNSGPLIEEVSAAVNEHDLAVTAVLSGNRNFEGRISPDVKMNYLASPPLVVAYALAGSMHFDFESDPLGQDEAGNDVFLKDIWPAPEEVQEIIDTSISRDQFIKQYATVFDGDERWKNLPTPTGPIFEWDDASTYVRKAPYFDGMELTPAPVTDITGARVLATLGDSVTTDHISPAGNIKAGTPAAQYLTEHGVEQRDFNSYGSRRGNHEVMIRGTFANIRLKNALVKAVNDGQQIEGGFTRDFTQEGGPQAYIYDASQNYQDQGVPLVIFGGKEYGSGSSRDWAAKGTNLLGVKAVITESFERIHRSNLIGMGVVPLQFPAGETWETLGLDGTEIISIEGLTALNEGVTPKTVKVTATPSEFSAEGREPITFDAVVRIDTPGEADYYRNGGILQYVLRSLV
- a CDS encoding DUF4193 domain-containing protein translates to MATDYDAPRKSEDDSESIEALKERVPSTQSGAGDVEDSDNPTGFELPGADLSDMELDVVVLPAQQDEFTCMSCFLVKHRSQLDHDGADGPICKECAA
- a CDS encoding DUF3710 domain-containing protein, with product MTEEIEPTLKSAPADRATAGPFDDSEANPVRPYIDLGGIKVLPREGLNLRLEVEEQSKRIVAVGLDYAGSSLQVQPFAAPRTRGLWDETRVQLRDQIRTQGGRVEEREGPLGKELLAEVPATAAEGSGMRLARFVGVDGPRWFLRGVIGGDAASDPTAAEQVEDLFRSIVVVRGGSPMPPRDLIPLKMPSTPGSA
- the dut gene encoding dUTP diphosphatase — translated: MTHSVAVPIISANVPFYAHPGDAGADLVSTEAVRLAPGERALLGTGVRIALPEGFAAFVVPRSGLAAKHGITVVNSPGTVDAGYRGEIKVSLLNTDSAEAYDVAVGDRIAQLIVMPVVQARFEPVDELPESVRGDGGFGSTGYTQGKSE